A stretch of the Sulfurospirillum sp. UCH001 genome encodes the following:
- a CDS encoding response regulator transcription factor: MSKILLLEDDYLLSQTLISLLTSEGFEITHASDGEEALAFIYDKRFDLYLFDINVPTLNGIDLLKLLRDNNDITPTFFISAYKDIQTITKAFDSKCDDYIKKPFDFDELLVRIKAHIHKQNPLLSYGDMRYDMLNKRVFMNNKEVDLGYVEKEILDLLIRNIAQTVHKDDFFDVMEKPSDVALRVHLTKLKQRFSLIITNIKGIGYRLEKV, from the coding sequence ATGTCAAAAATTTTATTGCTTGAAGATGATTATTTGCTAAGCCAAACGCTCATTTCTCTTTTGACATCAGAAGGATTTGAAATTACACATGCCAGTGATGGAGAAGAAGCATTAGCTTTTATCTATGATAAACGTTTTGATTTGTACCTTTTTGACATCAACGTACCTACCTTAAATGGTATCGATTTATTAAAACTACTACGTGATAACAATGACATAACTCCAACATTTTTTATCAGTGCTTACAAAGACATTCAAACCATTACAAAAGCTTTCGATAGCAAATGCGATGACTATATAAAAAAACCGTTTGATTTTGATGAGTTGCTGGTACGTATTAAGGCTCACATTCACAAGCAAAATCCCCTTCTTTCCTATGGTGATATGCGTTATGATATGCTCAATAAACGTGTCTTTATGAATAACAAAGAGGTTGATTTAGGATATGTTGAAAAAGAAATACTTGATCTTCTCATACGCAACATTGCACAAACTGTTCATAAGGATGATTTTTTTGATGTTATGGAAAAGCCAAGTGATGTTGCTTTAAGAGTTCATCTCACAAAACTCAAACAACGTTTTTCCCTGATTATTACTAATATTAAAGGGATAGGATACCGCCTTGAAAAAGTATGA
- a CDS encoding 3-isopropylmalate dehydratase, producing the protein MKTFIKGRAFVFGNNIDTDQIYPGRFVEYTNVEDVAKYAMFGADPEFVKDVQAGDIIVAGTNFGCGSSREHAAITLKAVGVGAIIAESFARIFYRNAINLGLPLIVAPRILKLIEPGENISLDLSSGIIGNEKGIIKTAEPLSEYVLKILESGGIKPLIREQLLLEQGLHHGA; encoded by the coding sequence ATGAAAACCTTTATCAAAGGACGGGCATTTGTCTTTGGAAATAACATCGACACCGACCAAATCTATCCTGGCCGTTTTGTCGAGTATACCAACGTCGAAGATGTTGCAAAGTATGCTATGTTTGGGGCAGACCCTGAATTTGTTAAAGACGTGCAAGCAGGTGACATCATCGTTGCAGGAACAAACTTTGGATGTGGCAGTAGTCGGGAACATGCTGCTATTACGCTTAAGGCAGTAGGTGTTGGTGCCATCATCGCGGAGTCGTTTGCACGCATTTTTTACCGAAATGCTATCAATCTAGGCTTACCGCTTATCGTCGCTCCTCGCATTTTAAAGCTCATTGAGCCAGGAGAAAACATCAGTTTAGATTTGAGCAGTGGTATCATAGGCAATGAAAAAGGCATTATCAAAACAGCAGAACCACTGTCTGAGTATGTGCTTAAAATCTTAGAAAGTGGTGGTATAAAACCACTCATTCGAGAGCAACTTTTACTAGAGCAAGGACTACATCATGGCGCTTAA
- a CDS encoding DUF1104 domain-containing protein, with translation MKKSLISMCFIGMSLFAADYSAMSATELAAMRGTVPVEDRAAFQAAMQEKMQTMTQEERQALTQARTSNPGTGNMGGTGAGNGNAGSSGGGFGGGGGFGGGHGRGGR, from the coding sequence ATGAAAAAGAGTTTAATCAGTATGTGCTTTATCGGTATGAGTCTTTTTGCAGCTGATTATTCAGCTATGAGTGCAACGGAGTTAGCAGCGATGAGAGGAACCGTTCCTGTGGAAGACAGAGCGGCTTTTCAAGCAGCAATGCAAGAGAAGATGCAAACGATGACACAAGAAGAGAGACAAGCCTTAACACAAGCACGAACATCCAATCCCGGAACTGGTAATATGGGTGGAACAGGTGCTGGAAATGGAAATGCAGGTTCTAGTGGAGGAGGATTTGGCGGAGGCGGTGGTTTCGGTGGAGGTCATGGTCGAGGTGGTCGCTAA
- a CDS encoding alpha/beta fold hydrolase, translating into MALKGYFEGFEQRSIEVEKDIFINTFVGGSGDEAILLLHGHPENYLIWRDIAPELAKHYRVVVTDLRGYGDSSKPKGLEDHSNYSKRVMARDQVSVMEKLGIEQFHVVGHDRGARVAHRLILDYPEKALTCTMMDILPTYDMYEQTSREFATKYWHWFFYIQKYPFPEQALGADPAFFIRFNLLNKVGPEAAQRFPEEVLNEYIRCYSDPACVHGICEDYRAAATIDLEHDKVDRTRPIKTPLLALWGANGVVGKLWDVLAGWKQFAEDVQGFGVPNCGHFVPEEKPEMCLEAMIKFFDEKRRG; encoded by the coding sequence ATGGCGCTTAAAGGATATTTTGAGGGTTTTGAGCAACGAAGCATTGAAGTTGAAAAGGACATCTTCATCAACACCTTTGTGGGTGGCAGTGGTGATGAAGCTATTTTACTCTTGCATGGGCATCCTGAAAACTATCTCATCTGGCGAGACATCGCACCAGAGCTTGCAAAACACTACCGTGTCGTGGTAACCGACCTAAGAGGATACGGCGATAGCTCTAAACCCAAAGGTTTGGAAGACCACTCCAACTACTCCAAGCGCGTTATGGCACGCGACCAAGTCAGTGTTATGGAAAAGCTTGGCATCGAACAATTTCACGTCGTTGGGCATGATAGAGGAGCGCGTGTTGCACACAGACTCATACTAGACTACCCTGAAAAAGCGCTCACCTGCACCATGATGGACATCTTACCAACGTATGACATGTACGAACAAACCAGTCGCGAATTTGCCACCAAGTACTGGCACTGGTTTTTTTACATCCAAAAGTACCCTTTTCCAGAGCAAGCACTAGGAGCTGACCCTGCCTTTTTTATCCGTTTTAACCTTCTCAATAAAGTAGGTCCCGAAGCCGCACAGCGTTTTCCTGAGGAGGTGTTAAACGAATACATCCGCTGTTACAGTGACCCTGCGTGTGTGCATGGCATCTGCGAAGATTACCGAGCAGCAGCGACCATCGACTTAGAGCATGATAAAGTTGATAGAACACGCCCTATAAAAACACCACTACTCGCTCTTTGGGGAGCCAATGGGGTTGTAGGTAAACTTTGGGATGTCTTAGCGGGTTGGAAACAGTTTGCCGAGGATGTTCAAGGCTTTGGCGTGCCCAATTGTGGACATTTTGTGCCTGAAGAAAAACCTGAGATGTGTTTAGAAGCGATGATAAAATTTTTTGATGAAAAACGAAGGGGATAA